From the genome of Candidozyma auris chromosome 2, complete sequence, one region includes:
- the SLR1 gene encoding Slr1p, translating to MPKNTLYVTGFTKESKAADLAPEFEKYGELVRLDIPPPRTDDGEKYAFVEYKNEEDCEKALELDGKSLPYAKPGGLVVQVARSDPYNPRRGRGGPRGGFRGGRGYPRGGGYGRGGYGAPPYSAPYPPPRGVRGGYGYGYGYERGGYGYPGPHPYPPPRGGRGDPYYGGGYGYGREPYGYRDRGYNDRGPPPDERDQPYRDRADRYIGERRDESRGRDFERRDHGDGDSTSRSRENSKHPPHESNGTDEFSRGRYSRSASPQRERERSRSRSPSR from the exons ATGCCAAAAAACACCCTTTACGTGACAGGGTTCACCAAGGAATCCAAGGCGGCTGATTTAGCGCCTGAGTTCGAAAA ATACGGCGAGCTCGTCCGACTCGATATCCCTCCTCCAAGAACCGACGACGGTGAAAAATACGCGTTTGTTGAATATaaaaacgaagaagattgcGAGAAGGCCTTGGAGCTTGATGGAAAATCATTACCTTATGCCAAACCAGGTGGATTAGTGGTTCAAGTGGCCCGGTCCGACCCTTATAATCCTAGACGCGGTAGAGGTGGTCCTAGAGGTGGATTTAGAGGTGGCCGTGGCTACCCAAGAGGTGGTGGCTACGGAAGAGGTGGATACGGTGCTCCTCCTTATAGTGCTCCTTACCCTCCACCAAGAGGCGTCCGAGGCGGTTATGGGTATGGCTACGGCTACGAGAGAGGTGGCTACGGCTACCCTGGTCCTCACCCGTATCCTCCTCCACGTGGCGGCCGTGGCGATCCATATTATGGCGGAGGTTACGGCTACGGTAGAGAGCCTTATGGCTACAGAGATAGAGGATACAACGACAGGGGCCCCCCTCCTGACGAAAGAGACCAGCCATATAGAGACCGTGCGGACAGATACATAGGAGAGCGTCGTGATGAGAGTCGTGGTCGTGATTTCGAGCGTAGAGACCACGGGGACGGAGATTCAACGAGTCGCAGCCGAGAAAATTCAAAGCATCCTCCCCACGAGTCGAATGGAACCGATGAGTTCTCGCGTGGGCGCTATTCTCgttctgcttctcctcaaagagaaagggAAAGATCCCGTTCCCGCTCACCAAGTCGTTAA
- the SPT23 gene encoding Spt23p: MAFADDMVVDHNVLLHQDHDDGDILSEFLDQRVFDSVNGNTPLNSNGVSPLHQDFDSIFHKLKHEDDLLDEGQANTMSQDISPDQNYLYDASHENFERESFANDSPKHSPNDSTLATYEAVRKEVSNIKFGTLNQKVCPDSLELEDSSYLDFSPETMKSLPYNLEVLDLPTYSRVETQTKLRFNFSPPPKETLVRIPQDLVSKTKHCLQNPVDALPEFLKENMLFMDTYVLTSDGKTSCNICKRCIKREQKRASRSKSGPADAADSPNSSMNKNLPNMWSNEDMVKKAIIYNSKEIVSFAPPTGLMDDPCKSLDFSIRIVCYCRHHKEQNGFKLLFVVKNYSGEVVAKHLSDPIMIMDRKKNQSGARESTSAKPRIVKSEDLNGEGTDGMHPLSPNSIDDSNSEALVNTDTNTDSFSGPRGTKRKKMSFDDSGNNSGNPMYNGSTGLSPLSNSDTNTSIHNMNSKNGLHPVNKGSIHGSFTQSMQASPIPRQRSQQSFGVMQQASNHPMIQKIIPAQGPIRGGIEVTLLGFNFRPGLNVKFGSKNSLATHCWSESTMVTYLPPAAQPGQVLVSFESLEHVIPVNQQSIFTYTDDTDRQLIELALQIVGLKMNGKLEDAKNIAKRIVGSDSQAGSSGNTPSQQTNVSDMNQASKEWYDNAHKAVEQLVKSELSTEEILINFLSLVDLPNCPIIIPNWQLCNNQGQSLLHLATLKNYTHLIKFLLTHGCKIDIKDNQGLTPLFFASMCGHRDLMKVFIECKSNWNMRLANDKFLKDYCDINVLDVFSKLEAENYTSDDVSSVNNSGRDAVDDELTKSYSVDSLNSLFMIDYGKHISKMVIESSTEEAQDSRDADVFDRAYDSVTRPSSPDGYGDDSSDFADSELDSDDDFSDHDREPIREHFRNGIYEDDDYDDDYKDYESSDANDSDESGDEDRDSERLPDASKKNGLWQKMKNAVFHSDNSDAELPSYDDLFPFGHSSVGEKPKTQQERALSEQQNMEGTSATRKRSATEEDAGLASDSSEDMVISYINHPRKTVESDKMLLFFWLPILVFIIGLFLYVGITGQKVGFVEKFKEMGRDTIGNFMVGNERITRVFRKEAVNRASKAIKG; this comes from the coding sequence ATGGCCTTTGCTGACGATATGGTTGTGGACCACAACGTCCTCTTGCACCAGGACCACGATGACGGCGACATCCTCAGCGAGTTCTTGGACCAGCGGGTGTTTGACCTGGTCAACGGGAACACGCCGTTGAACTCCAATGGCGTCAGCCCGCTTCATCAGGATTTCGACTCCATTTTCCACAAGTTGAAGCATGAAGATGACCTTTTGGACGAAGGCCAGGCAAACACCATGTCCCAGGATATTCTGCCCGACCAGAACTACTTGTACGACGCTTCCCACGAGAACTTTGAGCGGGAATCCTTTGCAAACGATAGTCCGAAACACCTGCCGAACGACTCGACCTTAGCCACCTATGAAGCTGTGCGTAAAGAGGTATCGAATATCAAGTTTGGCACCCTCAACCAGAAGGTGTGCCCGGACTCTTTGGAGCTTGAAGATTCGTCATACTTGGATTTCTCTCCAGAAACGATGAAACTGCTTCCTTATAATTTGGAGGTACTTGACTTGCCCACCTACTCGAGAGTGGAGACGCAGACAAAGTTGCGCTTCAACTTCAGCCCACCGCCGAAGGAAACTTTGGTACGCATTCCCCAAGACTTGGTTTCAAAGACAAAGCATTGCTTGCAGAATCCCGTTGACGCCTTGCCcgagttcttgaaagaaaacatGCTCTTCATGGATACCTATGTGCTAACTTCAGATGGTAAGACTTCGTGCAACATCTGCAAACGGTGCATCAAAAGAGAGCAGAAGAGAGCCTCGAGATCTAAATCGGGCCCTGCAGACGCTGCTGATTCACCAAACTCCTCTATGAACAAGAACCTCCCCAATATGTGGAGTAACGAAGACATGGTTAAAAAAGCTATTATTTACAATTCCAAAGAGATTGTCAGTTTTGCTCCTCCAACAGGTCTTATGGATGATCCATGCAAGAGTCTAGATTTTTCCATTAGAATCGTATGCTATTGCAGGCATCACAAGGAGCAGAACGGTTTCaaacttcttttcgtcGTGAAAAACTACCTGGGCGAGGTTGTGGCTAAGCACTTGCTGGATCCAATTATGATCATGGACAGGAAAAAGAACCAGAGCGGTGCCAGAGAATCCACCTCTGCAAAGCCTAGAATCGTCAAGAGTGAAGATCTCAATGGCGAAGGCACCGATGGCATGCATCCACTCTCGCCCAACTCGATTGATGACTCGAACTCAGAGGCCTTAGTCAACACTGATACCAATACAGACTCATTCTCTGGTCCTAGAGGAacgaagagaaagaagatgtcTTTTGACGACTCCGGTAACAACTCAGGTAATCCCATGTACAATGGCTCCACCGGCTTGTCGCCTCTCAGCAATAGTGATACCAACACGTCCATTCACAATATGAACTCAAAGAACGGTTTGCATCCTGTCAACAAGGGCTCTATTCATGGCTCTTTCACGCAGCTGATGCAAGCGCTGCCTATCCCAAGGCAACGTCTGCAACAACTGTTCGGCGTTATGCAGCAAGCCAGTAATCATCCTATGATTCAAAAGATTATTCCTGCCCAAGGCCCTATCAGAGGCGGTATCGAAGTCACGCTTTTAGGCTTCAACTTCCGTCCTGGTCTCAATGTAAAGTTTGGCTCTAAAAACTCTTTGGCTACCCACTGCTGGTCAGAAAGCACTATGGTGACCTATCTTCCGCCTGCTGCTCAACCTGGACAAGTCTTGGTTAGCTTTGAAAGTCTAGAACATGTCATCCCAGTCAATCAGCAACTGATTTTCACGTACACTGACGATACGGATCGTCAGCTTATTGAACTTGCATTACAAATCGTCGgtttgaagatgaatgGAAAGTTGGAAGACGCGAAGAACATTGCCAAGCGCATTGTCGGTTCTGACTCGCAAGCTGGTAGTAGCGGCAACACTCCATCACAGCAAACGAATGTGTCGGATATGAATCAGGCCAGTAAAGAATGGTATGACAATGCTCACAAGGCCGTGGAGCAGCTAGTGAAGTCTGAGTTATCCACCGAAGAGATCCTAATTAACTTCCTCTCTTTGGTGGATTTGCCAAATTGTCCAATCATTATTCCAAACTGGCAATTATGCAACAATCAAGGCCAATCCTTGTTGCATCTCGCCACATTGAAGAACTACACTCATTTGATTAAGTTCCTTCTTACTCATGGGTGCAAGATTGACATCAAAGACAACCAAGGATTGACGCCATTATTCTTTGCCTCCATGTGCGGTCATCGCgatttgatgaaggtgttcATTGAATGCAAGTCCAACTGGAACATGAGATTGGCAAACGATAAATTCTTGAAGGACTACTGCGATATCAATGTGTTGGATGTCTTCAGCAAACTTGAGGCGGAAAACTACACTTCAGACGACGTGAGTAGCGTGAACAATTCGGGCAGAGAcgctgttgatgatgagttgaCAAAATCATACAGTGTTGACTCTTTGAACTCATTGTTCATGATTGATTACGGAAAACACATCTCAAAGATGGTGATTGAATCGTCCACAGAAGAGGCACAAGACTCACGAGATGCCGATGTGTTTGACAGAGCCTACGACAGTGtaacaaggccaagttcaCCCGACGGGTACGGAGACGATTCTTCGGATTTCGCAGACTCTGAACTCGACTCGGATGATGATTTCTCCGACCACGATAGAGAACCAATTCGGGAACATTTCCGCAATGGCATTtacgaggatgatgattACGATGATGACTACAAAGACTACGAAAGCAGTGATGCAAATGACAGTGACGAGTCCGGTGACGAAGACAGAGACAGCGAGAGGCTTCCCGATGcatccaagaagaacgGGCTATGgcagaagatgaagaatgcCGTTTTCCACAGCGACAACAGCGATGCAGAGCTTCCTTCGTATGATGACCTTTTCCCATTTGGGCATTCGTCTGTGGGCGAGAAGCCCAAGACACAACAGGAGAGAGCACTCAGTGAACAACAAAACATGGAAGGAACGCTGGCCACTCGCAAGAGATCAGCTACGGAGGAAGACGCGGGGCTCGCATCCGACTCTTCGGAGGACATGGTGATCTCATACATCAACCACCCACGTAAGACGGTGGAAAGCGAcaagatgttgttgttcttctGGCTCCCGATCTTGGTTTTCATCATTGGATTGTTTTTGTACGTTGGCATCACGGGGCAGAAGGTtggatttgttgaaaagttcaaggagatgGGGCGTGACACCATCGGCAACTTTATGGTTGGCAACGAACGAATCACTAGAGTTTTTAGGAAAGAGGCCGTCAACAGGGCGCTGAAGGCGATCAAGGGTTGA
- the ACS1 gene encoding acetate--CoA ligase 1, translated as MPESLLMEQQKAQNPPKGFFERATRKPHLESLDDYYKLYKQSVEDPYTFFGTQAKKLLSWSRPFDETRYPRETTNDFVNGDLPAWFVGGQLNACYNAVDRWAISQPDKPAIIYEGDEPYTGYTITYGELLKQVSKLAQCLVRLGVKKGDTVAVYMPMVPEALVTLLAIVRIGAVHSVIFAGFSSTSLKDRIVNADSRIVITADESKRGGKTIETKKIVDEALKDLPQVRNVLVFKRTGSTHVPFHRPRDLWWHEELDKYGNYFPPVPCDSEDPLFLLYTSGSTGKPKGVQHNVAGYLLGAALTAKYTFDLHEDDILFTAGDIGWITGHTYVVYGPLLNGATTVVFEGTPAYPDYSRYWQVVDKYKVTQFYVAPTALRLLKRAGTSFIEKHKLDSIRVLGSVGEPIAAEVWHWYNDNVGRGKAHIVDTYWQTESGSHLLTPMAGVTPTKPGSASLPSFGVTAHILDPITGEELKEDGVEGVLAIKDAWPSIARGIYNDYARFVDTYFSAYKGYYFTGDGAARDKDGFFWILGRVDDVVNVSGHRLSTAEIEAALIEHHMVAESAVVGYADELTGQAVAAYVSLKSTFKPDDKETVENVKKELILTVRKEIGPFAAPKLILLVDDLPKTRSGKIMRRILRKVLAGEEDQLGDISTLSNPSVVSQIIDVVKQSRR; from the coding sequence ATGCCTGAATCTTTGCTCATGGAACAACAGAAGGCCCAGAACCCACCAAAGGGTTTCTTCGAAAGGGCCACCCGCAAGCCTCACTTGGAAAGCTTGGATGACTACTACAAATTGTACAAGCAGTCGGTGGAAGACCCCTACACGTTTTTCGGAACCCAGGCGAAAAAACTCTTGTCGTGGTCAAGACCCTTTGACGAGACGCGTTACCCCAGAGAAACCACCAACGACTTTGTCAATGGCGATTTGCCTGCGTGGTTTGTTGGTGGCCAGTTGAACGCCTGCTACAACGCAGTTGACCGCTGGGCCATCTCGCAACCAGACAAGCCTGCCATCATTTACGAAGGTGATGAACCCTATACCGGCTACACCATCACCTACGgcgagttgttgaagcaagTTTCCAAGTTGGCCCAGTGCCTTGTTCGCTTGGGCGTCAAGAAGGGCGACACCGTTGCCGTGTACATGCCCATGGTGCCAGAGGCCTTGGTGACGCTTTTGGCCATTGTCCGTATCGGTGCTGTTCACTCTGTGATTTTCGCTGGATTCTCCTCTACCTCGTTGAAGGACAGAATCGTCAATGCCGACTCAAGAATTGTCATCACTGCTGACGAGTCCAAGCGTGGCGGCAAGACCATTGagaccaagaagatcgTCGACGAGGCCCTCAAGGACTTGCCCCAGGTGAGAAACGTGCTTGTGTTCAAGAGAACAGGTTCTACCCACGTGCCTTTCCACAGACCAAGAGACTTGTGGTGGCACGAGGAGCTTGACAAGTACGGCAACTACTTTCCTCCAGTGCCTTGCGACTCCGAGGACCccttgttcttgttgtaCACATCGGGCTCCACAGGTAAGCCAAAGGGTGTCCAGCACAATGTGGCTGGCTACTTGTTGGGCGCTGCTTTGACTGCGAAGTACACCTTTGACTTGCATGAGGATGACATTCTCTTCACCGCCGGTGACATTGGATGGATCACCGGGCACACCTACGTGGTTTACGGTCCTTTGCTCAACGGTGCTACCACCGTAGTGTTTGAAGGTACACCAGCATACCCAGACTACTCCCGTTACTGGCAAGTGGTGGACAAGTACAAGGTGACCCAGTTCTACGTTGCCCCTACTGCTTTGCGTTTGTTGAAGAGGGCTGGCACCTCTTTCATCGAGAAACACAAGTTGGACTCCATAAGAGTGTTGGGTTCTGTTGGTGAGCCTATTGCCGCCGAGGTGTGGCACTGGTACAACGACAACGTTGGCCGTGGCAAGGCCCACATCGTCGACACTTATTGGCAGACTGAGTCTGGCTCTCACTTGTTGACCCCAATGGCTGGTGTCACCCCCACAAAGCCTggttctgcttctttgccttcCTTCGGTGTCACTGCTCACATTTTGGACCCCATCACTGGcgaagagttgaaggaagacGGCGTGGAAGGTGTATTAGCCATCAAGGATGCTTGGCCCTCGATCGCCAGAGGAATTTACAACGACTACGCCCGCTTTGTCGACACTTACTTCAGTGCCTACAAAGGCTACTACTTCACGGGTGATGGTGCTGCTCGTGATAAGGATGGCTTCTTCTGGATCTTGGGCCGTGTGGACGATGTGGTCAATGTTTCTGGCCACAGATTGTCCACTGCCGAGATCGAGGCTGCTCTCATTGAGCATCACATGGTGGCTGAGAGTGCTGTTGTCGGTTACGCTGATGAGTTGACGGGCCAGGCTGTCGCCGCCTatgtttctttgaagtcGACCTTCAAACCTGATGACAAGGAGACCGTTGAAaacgtgaagaaggagttgattTTGACTGTTCGCAAGGAGATTGGCCCATTTGCCGCCCccaagttgatcttgttggtGGATGACTTGCCCAAGACACGCTCAGGTAAGATTatgagaagaatcttgCGTAAGGTATTGGCCGGAGAGGAAGACCAGTTGGGAGACATTTCGACCTTGTCGAACCCCAGTGTGGTGTCACAGATCATCGATGTTGTGAAACAGTCTAGAAGGTAA
- the HEM4 gene encoding uroporphyrinogen-III synthase HEM4, which produces MRVLMLKNKTTPVDTYHETFTALGHTPEFIPLLNHCPVSVEETTNFLCSRQFLEETDLFIITSQRAVEVFHLCLNEISKQSTHLASRIRSKTGYTVGPATEEILKANGFSDVRGGSDAGSGAVLADIILKEMDRSKKQKIVFFTGTIRKDIIPVKLRSQGVNIEEVVIYKTECKRGIVDHFLRCCEEPVDWIVFFSPQGTEEIVERLQRQEIESLRGTRVASIGPTTEEYLVSKGISASVVAAKPTAKALVESLQTVEARSLGP; this is translated from the coding sequence ATGAGAGTGCTCATGCTCAAGAACAAAACCACCCCCGTGGACACGTACCACGAGACGTTCACGGCATTGGGCCATACACCAGAGTTCATCCCGCTACTCAATCACTGTCCCGTGAGCGTGGAAGAAACCACCAACTTCCTCTGTAGCAGGCAATTTCTCGAGGAAACCGACCTTTTTATTATTACACTGCAACGGGCAGTGGAAGTATTTCATCTTTGCTTGAACGAAATCAGCAAACAATCCACTCATTTGGCATCAAGGATTAGATCGAAAACTGGATACACGGTGGGCCCAGCGACAGAGGAGATCCTTAAAGCAAATGGCTTCAGCGATGTAAGAGGAGGCTCCGACGCAGGCAGTGGTGCTGTTCTCGCTGACATCATCCTAAAAGAGATGGATCGGagcaagaagcagaagatcGTGTTCTTTACAGGCACAATTCGTAAGGATATCATTCCCGTGAAATTGAGGAGCCAGGGAGTTAACATCGAGGAGGTTGTCATTTACAAGACAGAGTGCAAGCGTGGGATCGTGGACCATTTTCTTCGGTGTTGCGAGGAGCCAGTTGATTGGATTGTGTTTTTCAGTCCTCAGGGCACAGAGGAGATTGTGGAGAGGTTGCAGAGGCAAGAGATCGAGAGTCTACGCGGAACGAGGGTTGCAAGCATCGGGCCCACCACAGAGGAGTACTTGGTGCTGAAGGGCATTAGTGCCAGTGTGGTTGCAGCAAAACCCACGGCAAAGGCGCTAGTGGAGTCGTTGCAAACGGTGGAAGCAAGGTCCTTGGGGCCTTGA